A genome region from Fodinibius salicampi includes the following:
- the eboC gene encoding UbiA-like protein EboC (EboC, a homolog the polyprenyltransferase UbiA, belongs to system of proteins involved in the trafficking of precursor metabolites to an extracytoplasmic compartment so that the biosynthesis of certain natural products, such as scytonemin, can be completed.), translating into MSTDYSLADHIRALLELIRPANIITAFADIIAGFAAAGGIIAFQLDSFTVIPAGLGWLLLSTFGLYGGGVVFNDVFDAELDAEERPERAIPSGKISKSVAILLGSVLLITGVTAAFIVNYTAALLAFGIACFALAYDYWAKHSSVWGPLFMGICRGGNLLLGVAIFPFLLTNLWFLALLPIAYIGGITLISQGEVHGGDQTSGYIGLGLVLLVTGALLLIGLQSSYNTLIALPFVIIFGSLVIPPFLKAALRPEPTLIKKAVKRGVLSLILLNSALAAGFAGWTMGIITVLLLPVSLLTAKLFDVT; encoded by the coding sequence TTGAGTACTGATTATTCTCTTGCTGATCATATTCGCGCCCTGTTGGAGCTAATACGTCCCGCTAACATCATTACCGCCTTTGCGGATATCATCGCTGGATTTGCTGCTGCAGGGGGTATCATTGCATTCCAATTGGATTCATTCACTGTTATACCGGCAGGCTTGGGCTGGCTCCTACTGTCAACCTTCGGATTATATGGTGGAGGCGTCGTTTTTAATGATGTTTTTGATGCTGAACTGGATGCAGAAGAACGGCCGGAACGTGCTATTCCCAGCGGAAAAATTTCTAAATCTGTAGCTATTCTTTTGGGATCTGTACTTCTCATTACAGGGGTTACAGCCGCTTTTATTGTCAACTATACAGCGGCACTTTTAGCTTTTGGAATCGCATGTTTTGCCCTCGCATACGATTATTGGGCAAAACACTCTTCAGTATGGGGACCACTCTTTATGGGGATATGCCGGGGCGGTAATCTCTTGCTAGGCGTTGCAATCTTTCCTTTTCTTTTGACAAACCTTTGGTTCCTTGCTCTTCTTCCGATAGCTTATATTGGGGGCATTACCCTTATAAGCCAGGGAGAAGTACATGGGGGTGACCAAACATCTGGTTATATAGGTCTGGGCCTTGTATTGTTGGTTACCGGAGCGTTATTGTTAATTGGACTCCAGTCTTCTTACAACACCTTAATAGCCCTTCCCTTTGTTATTATCTTTGGAAGCCTGGTAATACCTCCTTTTTTGAAGGCAGCTTTAAGGCCAGAACCGACGCTGATTAAAAAGGCAGTGAAACGGGGTGTTTTATCGCTTATCCTATTAAATAGTGCACTGGCTGCCGGCTTTGCCGGCTGGACTATGGGTATCATAACAGTCTTGTTGCTTCCCGTATCACTGCTTACTGCCAAACTGTTTGACGTTACCTGA
- a CDS encoding TatD family hydrolase, translating into MAEENMMFIDPHIHMISRTTDDYEAMRQAGIVAVIEPAFWLGQPRTNAGAMLDYFSTIVGWERFRAEQFGIVHYCTIGLNAKEANNEELAEKTMDLLPRYASKEGVVAIGEIGYDDMTDLEEKYFHQQLELAKKMDMLVLIHTPHRNKKQGTIRSMDLCEEHGLDPSKVIVDHNNEETVEDVLDRGYWTAFTIYPGTKMGNERMVDIVKKYGTERIFIDSAADWGRSDPLGVPKTAQLMLQRGISKEDVKKVCYQNALDAYKQSGAMKEEDWLDRPKIDQSQTYGGNSVLRGGLEPFIEKEEPSEDDIIIE; encoded by the coding sequence ATGGCTGAAGAAAATATGATGTTTATCGATCCACATATTCATATGATTTCCAGAACCACGGATGACTACGAAGCTATGCGGCAGGCCGGGATTGTGGCGGTTATCGAGCCCGCTTTTTGGCTTGGCCAGCCCCGTACCAATGCGGGAGCTATGCTCGACTATTTTAGCACTATTGTTGGATGGGAGCGCTTTCGTGCCGAACAATTCGGTATCGTTCATTACTGTACCATCGGATTAAATGCTAAGGAAGCTAACAATGAGGAATTGGCCGAAAAGACGATGGACCTGCTCCCCCGCTACGCCAGCAAAGAAGGCGTTGTTGCTATCGGAGAAATCGGTTATGATGATATGACTGATCTGGAAGAAAAATATTTTCATCAGCAGCTGGAGCTGGCCAAGAAGATGGATATGCTCGTGCTCATCCATACGCCCCATCGAAATAAAAAGCAGGGTACCATCCGCAGTATGGATTTGTGTGAAGAGCACGGACTGGATCCCTCTAAGGTAATTGTCGATCATAATAACGAGGAGACCGTTGAAGACGTACTGGATAGGGGTTACTGGACTGCCTTTACCATTTATCCCGGCACTAAAATGGGAAATGAGCGAATGGTCGATATCGTTAAAAAGTACGGTACGGAACGCATCTTTATAGACAGCGCCGCGGACTGGGGACGCAGCGATCCCCTGGGCGTGCCAAAGACCGCCCAACTTATGCTTCAACGCGGTATTTCAAAAGAGGACGTCAAAAAAGTATGCTACCAAAATGCACTTGATGCCTACAAGCAGAGTGGAGCCATGAAGGAAGAAGACTGGCTGGATCGTCCAAAAATTGATCAAAGTCAGACCTACGGTGGAAATTCAGTGTTACGCGGGGGACTTGAGCCATTTATTGAAAAAGAAGAACCTTCAGAAGATGATATAATTATCGAATAA
- a CDS encoding plastocyanin/azurin family copper-binding protein, with amino-acid sequence MSKILEESMKGVNSRINLCKAVLLILAIMLYPLISIGQSSVPTESDYYKILDLSIPDDIVLEVGGMDVMPDGSLAVCTRRGEVWIIKNPSQEGGNPPEYSLFAEGLHEPLGLTYRDGAIYVAQRTEITRLTDTDEDGRADEYKTLYIRPVSGNYHEYFYGPLFTPSGDMLVTVNLAWIGEGASLSKWDGWLLQVSPDGDVEPLVSGLRSPAAFNYNAEGDLFYAENQGGWVGSGNITHLEKGDFAGNPEGLRWSDEPGSPISLKPEDIPDSGKPFHEVAKDIPELKVPSVWFPHGVMGISTSDILPDTTGGAFGPFEGQLFVGDQGQSIVMRVFQEKINGQYQGVVFPFIEGFESGVFRMDWGSDNSMFVGMTSRGWGSTGKEQYGLQQLVWNGEVPFEIKEVHAKPDGFELFFTKPVDKASAGDPGSYQVTGFTYHYHSTYGSDIINQEPSPVRHVEVADDGLSARLVVDNLREGYIHEINATGVIEEETGYPLLHPVGYYTLNNIPEGDSLAVDMEAQKSTEPESQSQGADNPFAGEEHKHKTEMPESWEEGPDKVITIEATSGMEFDVTDFEVKAGSKVQITLNNPTDLLHNLLFVKPGSLETVAQNALNMGLDGPNRGYVPKSDNVLFFTSLLDVGESESIYFVAPEEPDEYPYVCTFPGHWQTMQGVMTVTE; translated from the coding sequence ATGTCAAAAATTTTGGAAGAAAGTATGAAAGGAGTAAACAGCAGAATCAACCTATGTAAAGCAGTTTTGCTAATTTTGGCTATAATGCTGTATCCGCTAATTAGTATCGGACAATCTTCCGTCCCAACAGAGTCGGATTATTATAAAATACTGGATCTGTCTATTCCGGATGATATCGTATTGGAAGTGGGAGGTATGGACGTAATGCCGGATGGAAGCCTGGCGGTATGCACAAGACGGGGAGAGGTCTGGATTATCAAAAATCCTTCTCAGGAAGGGGGAAATCCACCGGAATACAGTCTCTTTGCCGAAGGATTACATGAACCATTGGGACTTACCTACAGAGATGGGGCTATCTATGTGGCACAACGCACTGAAATTACCCGGCTCACGGATACGGATGAGGACGGTCGCGCGGATGAGTATAAAACATTATATATACGACCGGTTTCTGGAAATTATCATGAGTATTTTTATGGCCCTCTTTTTACTCCCTCAGGAGACATGCTGGTCACGGTTAACTTAGCCTGGATAGGAGAGGGCGCCAGCTTATCCAAATGGGATGGATGGTTGCTCCAGGTTTCTCCGGATGGAGACGTCGAGCCGCTGGTTAGTGGATTACGGTCGCCGGCAGCCTTTAACTATAATGCTGAGGGCGATCTCTTTTATGCCGAAAACCAGGGAGGTTGGGTTGGATCTGGAAATATAACCCATCTTGAAAAAGGCGACTTTGCAGGAAATCCCGAGGGACTACGCTGGTCCGATGAGCCGGGTTCTCCCATTTCGTTGAAGCCGGAGGATATTCCCGATAGCGGTAAGCCATTTCACGAAGTAGCTAAAGATATTCCCGAATTGAAAGTGCCTTCTGTATGGTTTCCTCATGGAGTGATGGGCATTTCTACCTCTGATATCCTTCCGGATACTACTGGCGGAGCATTTGGACCTTTCGAGGGACAGCTTTTTGTGGGTGATCAGGGACAAAGCATTGTTATGCGGGTTTTTCAGGAAAAAATTAACGGACAATACCAGGGAGTAGTCTTTCCCTTTATAGAAGGATTTGAGTCAGGGGTGTTTCGTATGGACTGGGGCAGTGACAACTCCATGTTTGTAGGGATGACCAGCAGGGGATGGGGTTCCACCGGCAAAGAACAATATGGTCTGCAGCAGCTGGTCTGGAATGGGGAAGTGCCTTTTGAAATTAAGGAAGTGCATGCTAAACCTGATGGGTTTGAACTCTTTTTTACGAAACCTGTAGACAAAGCCTCGGCTGGAGATCCTGGATCATACCAGGTTACAGGTTTTACTTATCACTACCATTCCACTTATGGAAGTGACATTATTAATCAAGAGCCGTCGCCGGTAAGGCATGTAGAGGTAGCTGATGATGGGCTCTCGGCGCGCCTGGTCGTTGATAACCTGCGAGAAGGATATATACATGAAATTAATGCAACAGGAGTTATAGAGGAAGAAACCGGCTATCCATTGCTGCATCCTGTGGGATATTATACCCTCAATAACATCCCGGAAGGTGATTCTTTAGCAGTGGATATGGAAGCCCAGAAGAGTACTGAGCCAGAGTCTCAATCACAAGGAGCCGACAATCCCTTTGCCGGAGAAGAGCACAAGCACAAGACTGAGATGCCTGAATCTTGGGAGGAGGGACCTGATAAAGTCATAACTATTGAAGCCACGAGCGGAATGGAGTTTGACGTCACTGATTTTGAAGTAAAAGCCGGGAGTAAAGTGCAAATCACATTGAACAATCCTACGGATCTGTTGCATAATCTCCTTTTTGTTAAACCGGGTTCTCTTGAAACGGTGGCCCAAAATGCGCTTAATATGGGACTCGACGGGCCCAACAGGGGGTATGTGCCTAAATCTGATAATGTTTTGTTCTTTACGAGTCTGCTCGATGTCGGGGAATCTGAATCTATCTATTTTGTGGCTCCTGAGGAGCCCGATGAGTATCCCTATGTGTGTACGTTCCCGGGACACTGGCAGACGATGCAGGGAGTGATGACGGTAACTGAATAG
- a CDS encoding family 16 glycoside hydrolase: MRQFFCKFFGNKVIAILLIAGGGYLFTACSTDQVENADELERLPLQEITLDNFDAFKEIGENWKIVGGLKSNPEIEGHLELEDGTGILANNPSEETNNHLFTEFEHGDLELELDFLMPKGSNSGVYLMGRYEMQLLDSWGVEDPEYSDLGGIYRQRDESRPEGEKEYGGHPPAMNAARAPGLWQHVRILFKAPEFNESGQKISDAEFEEIWLNGTLIQENVAVSGPTIKAAFEDEQPEGPLMIQGDHGPIAIRNIRYKKYDKNQIHLNDLSYEYYNDSLDQIPNFDTLEVAESGTTDSLSGSIINKNDRYALRYRGTLEASNSGTYLFRVQNAGMVRMLIDDKVIFDQDQFYRMHEIASNTVELESGQHDFTLEYIDHHNNWYGGLGLFTEGPQLRYQKLHASSSVPGGDRELPDLIVEAEDRIKVLRSFAMHEGGKRTHVVNVGAPNKINFSYDMGQAALLHAWNGSFVNTNEMWINRGEPQVASPAGPAFSFDGKPVAAQLNSGTAVWPDSLSWDQLKVEGYTIAEDGSPVFKYNLAGVKITDHLEGEAQNRRLIRTVDFESEESQNDFWMHLASGEEIVQNDTGMYVVDDRTFYLDIIETSGLEPQIVETEEGYDLRIPLLNESPTATIEYAIIW, encoded by the coding sequence ATGCGACAGTTCTTTTGTAAGTTCTTTGGCAATAAAGTGATAGCAATTCTACTCATAGCAGGAGGGGGCTATTTATTCACGGCCTGTAGTACTGATCAGGTTGAAAATGCAGATGAATTGGAGAGACTTCCTCTTCAGGAGATAACTTTAGATAACTTTGATGCTTTTAAGGAAATAGGAGAGAACTGGAAGATTGTTGGAGGGCTAAAAAGTAATCCTGAAATAGAGGGACACCTCGAACTAGAAGATGGAACGGGAATTCTGGCTAATAACCCATCTGAAGAAACTAACAATCATCTGTTTACAGAGTTTGAACATGGAGACTTAGAACTGGAACTGGATTTTTTAATGCCCAAAGGATCTAATTCAGGAGTCTACCTGATGGGGAGATATGAAATGCAGCTGCTTGACAGCTGGGGAGTTGAGGATCCTGAATACAGCGACTTGGGAGGGATATACCGTCAAAGAGATGAAAGCAGGCCGGAAGGAGAGAAAGAGTATGGAGGCCATCCTCCTGCAATGAATGCTGCAAGAGCACCGGGCCTTTGGCAGCATGTAAGAATTTTATTCAAAGCTCCGGAATTCAATGAATCCGGACAAAAAATATCTGATGCTGAATTTGAGGAGATATGGCTTAATGGAACTTTGATACAGGAGAATGTAGCGGTGAGTGGACCAACCATAAAGGCCGCTTTTGAAGATGAACAACCCGAAGGTCCGCTTATGATTCAGGGCGACCACGGACCTATTGCTATTCGCAACATTCGCTATAAGAAATATGATAAAAACCAGATCCATCTGAATGATCTTTCGTACGAATATTATAATGACTCCTTAGATCAGATACCTAACTTTGACACTTTGGAGGTAGCAGAATCGGGAACTACTGATTCTCTTTCCGGAAGTATAATAAATAAGAACGATCGATATGCCTTACGATATAGAGGAACCCTGGAAGCTTCCAATAGTGGAACTTATTTGTTCAGGGTACAGAATGCCGGAATGGTACGAATGTTGATTGATGACAAAGTAATTTTTGATCAGGATCAATTCTACAGGATGCATGAAATAGCATCCAATACCGTTGAGCTGGAGAGCGGCCAACATGATTTCACACTGGAATATATAGATCATCATAATAATTGGTATGGTGGACTGGGACTTTTTACAGAAGGGCCGCAGCTACGCTATCAAAAGCTTCACGCTTCATCATCGGTCCCGGGCGGGGATCGAGAACTCCCCGATCTTATAGTGGAGGCAGAAGATCGGATTAAAGTTCTGCGATCCTTTGCCATGCATGAAGGGGGCAAGCGAACACATGTGGTGAATGTAGGTGCTCCGAATAAGATTAATTTCAGCTATGACATGGGACAGGCAGCTTTGCTTCATGCCTGGAATGGATCTTTTGTAAATACGAATGAAATGTGGATTAATAGAGGAGAACCACAAGTTGCCAGTCCTGCGGGACCTGCATTCTCTTTTGATGGCAAGCCTGTTGCAGCCCAACTGAATAGCGGTACTGCAGTCTGGCCCGATTCACTTTCGTGGGACCAGCTGAAGGTGGAAGGATATACGATTGCGGAAGATGGAAGTCCCGTATTCAAATACAATTTGGCCGGAGTAAAAATTACGGATCATCTGGAAGGAGAAGCCCAAAATCGCCGTTTGATACGCACCGTTGATTTTGAATCAGAGGAGTCTCAGAACGATTTTTGGATGCACTTGGCTTCCGGAGAGGAGATTGTTCAGAACGATACAGGAATGTATGTAGTCGATGACCGCACCTTCTATCTGGATATCATCGAAACCAGTGGGCTGGAGCCTCAGATAGTGGAAACAGAAGAAGGTTATGATCTGCGTATTCCGCTACTGAATGAATCTCCAACAGCAACCATTGAATATGCGATTATCTGGTAA
- a CDS encoding EboA domain-containing protein — translation MPDTQTDIQAVRTTILSWLQSRLDEEAMEWIKSTSDKLIDGAEDWVFYSSFSAVPRHTGKENLSLSTKEKAKAKELRTGWSPSHWSIDDLGRTLLTLSIAEEQKDVFFEKLEKTFISSDIGEGIALYQSLPLLPHPNDLTDRAAEGLRTNITSIFNAVAHRNPYPADYLDDDAWNQMVLKALFVETPLYPIQNIDSRANKKLAEMLVDYAHERWAADRDVSPELWRSVGPFADEKIVKNDLKKVLQNSSKLHQQAALLALSDSPVESAKQLVVQHSSKLDQMRQNNIDWDYIGKQFEQDSL, via the coding sequence ATGCCAGATACGCAAACGGATATTCAAGCGGTTCGAACAACAATACTCTCATGGCTTCAAAGTCGCCTGGATGAGGAGGCTATGGAGTGGATTAAATCCACTAGCGACAAATTGATCGACGGAGCCGAAGACTGGGTTTTCTACTCCTCTTTTAGCGCCGTTCCCCGTCATACAGGCAAAGAGAACCTTTCCTTAAGCACGAAAGAAAAGGCAAAAGCTAAGGAATTGCGAACTGGATGGTCTCCATCTCACTGGAGTATTGATGATCTGGGCAGAACGTTATTAACGCTATCCATTGCTGAAGAACAGAAGGACGTTTTTTTTGAAAAACTGGAGAAAACGTTTATCTCCAGTGATATAGGTGAAGGTATTGCTCTCTACCAAAGTCTTCCGCTGCTTCCACATCCCAATGACCTTACCGATCGGGCGGCTGAAGGCCTGCGCACTAATATCACTTCTATTTTTAATGCGGTAGCACATCGTAATCCCTACCCTGCGGATTACCTGGATGACGACGCATGGAACCAAATGGTTTTGAAAGCACTTTTCGTGGAAACTCCTCTCTATCCCATTCAGAATATTGATAGCCGCGCAAATAAAAAGTTAGCGGAAATGCTCGTAGATTATGCGCACGAGCGATGGGCAGCTGACCGGGATGTATCCCCCGAATTATGGCGCTCTGTGGGCCCGTTTGCTGATGAAAAAATCGTAAAAAACGACCTGAAGAAAGTCTTACAAAATTCCAGTAAACTACACCAGCAGGCTGCTCTTCTAGCGCTTTCAGATAGTCCGGTTGAGAGTGCAAAACAATTAGTTGTACAACACTCCTCAAAGCTGGACCAAATGCGCCAAAACAATATCGATTGGGACTATATAGGAAAACAGTTTGAACAGGATTCTTTATAA
- a CDS encoding CRTAC1 family protein produces MKSEEQTTNKIPLIAFFLVLLAVPVLIANYSNWFGDDTSFDQERALERYGFYLEDVTEDWGIDFIHREPEFDSKLDHIMPQIASVGASVAVVDFNNDRLQDFYVTNSDYGAPNALYKNNGNGNFENVAEELGIALVNNAETGVSMSSVWGDYDNDGYEDLFLVKWGKPALYHNDQGDGFTKVDMGEDFPDWVNSNTAVWFDYNNDGRLDLFMGGYFHESVNLWDLETTRIMPESFEYAQNGGRKFLFRNLGNGEFEEVSKEVGLESNRWSYAASSIDLNGSGYPDLVIANDYGVDELFINQGGKKFVEKGEEAGMGFSPKSGMNVSFGDVMNSGRPAIYVTNITEQGVLLQGNNLWVPVNGEGEDVSFQNLAGNFNVELGGWSYGAQFGDLNLDGKLDLYVANGFVSDQKGTDYWYDFSMVAGGNKSIIADADNWPAMKGRSLSGYQENKIWLNDGAGKFNEVAEAVGGSLDLDSRSVAFADLTNDGRLEILIASQGGPLKIYKSNTAADKNWVSFQLKGSKSNKSAIGASVEVIWGDQNQKQFVQSASGFSSQSQRRLHFGLGENAQIDEAIISWPSGRTDTLNNPAVNQLHQIKENELNE; encoded by the coding sequence ATGAAAAGCGAAGAACAAACGACTAATAAAATACCACTGATTGCCTTCTTTTTGGTTCTCTTGGCAGTTCCTGTGCTGATTGCCAATTATAGCAATTGGTTTGGGGATGATACCTCATTTGACCAAGAGCGTGCCTTGGAACGCTATGGATTCTACCTGGAAGATGTTACTGAAGATTGGGGGATAGATTTTATCCATCGGGAACCCGAATTCGATTCTAAACTGGATCACATTATGCCCCAAATAGCTTCCGTAGGGGCATCGGTAGCTGTTGTTGACTTTAATAACGACAGGCTACAGGATTTCTATGTTACGAATAGTGATTATGGGGCTCCCAATGCATTGTATAAAAATAATGGAAATGGCAATTTTGAGAATGTGGCCGAAGAACTAGGTATTGCCTTGGTAAATAATGCCGAAACAGGGGTGTCTATGAGTTCGGTTTGGGGCGATTACGATAATGACGGTTATGAGGATTTGTTCTTGGTTAAGTGGGGGAAACCTGCACTTTATCACAACGATCAAGGCGATGGTTTTACAAAAGTTGATATGGGAGAGGATTTCCCGGACTGGGTGAACTCTAATACGGCTGTTTGGTTTGACTATAATAATGACGGGCGATTGGATCTTTTTATGGGGGGGTATTTCCATGAAAGCGTAAATCTTTGGGATCTCGAAACCACCCGTATTATGCCGGAAAGCTTTGAATATGCCCAGAATGGAGGACGGAAGTTCCTGTTTCGTAATCTGGGTAATGGAGAGTTTGAAGAAGTAAGCAAAGAAGTGGGACTGGAAAGCAATCGCTGGTCCTATGCGGCATCCTCTATAGATCTAAATGGTTCGGGCTATCCTGATTTAGTGATTGCCAACGATTACGGTGTTGATGAATTATTTATTAACCAGGGAGGGAAAAAATTCGTTGAGAAAGGAGAAGAGGCCGGTATGGGTTTTTCACCCAAAAGCGGGATGAACGTTTCGTTCGGAGATGTAATGAATAGTGGTAGACCCGCTATTTATGTCACGAATATTACTGAGCAGGGAGTTTTACTTCAGGGAAATAATTTATGGGTGCCGGTCAATGGGGAAGGAGAAGATGTGAGCTTCCAGAATCTGGCCGGTAATTTTAATGTAGAGCTCGGTGGCTGGAGTTATGGGGCACAATTCGGGGATTTAAATCTTGACGGAAAACTAGATCTCTATGTAGCCAATGGATTTGTATCCGACCAAAAAGGAACAGATTATTGGTACGATTTTTCAATGGTAGCAGGGGGGAATAAATCAATTATTGCCGATGCTGATAACTGGCCAGCTATGAAAGGACGTAGTTTATCGGGATACCAGGAAAATAAAATCTGGCTAAATGATGGTGCTGGTAAATTTAACGAAGTAGCAGAGGCTGTGGGAGGTTCACTGGATCTGGATAGCAGATCGGTTGCTTTCGCTGATTTAACCAATGATGGAAGACTTGAAATTCTCATTGCAAGTCAGGGTGGACCACTTAAAATTTATAAAAGTAATACTGCGGCGGATAAAAACTGGGTTTCCTTTCAGTTAAAAGGTTCAAAGAGCAATAAGAGTGCTATAGGTGCCAGTGTCGAAGTGATTTGGGGTGATCAGAATCAGAAGCAATTTGTGCAATCTGCCAGTGGATTTAGTTCACAAAGCCAACGGCGGCTGCATTTTGGTCTGGGTGAGAACGCACAAATTGATGAAGCTATTATTAGTTGGCCTTCCGGAAGAACAGATACCCTTAATAATCCCGCAGTAAATCAATTGCACCAGATTAAAGAAAATGAGCTAAATGAATAA